From Hippoglossus stenolepis isolate QCI-W04-F060 chromosome 6, HSTE1.2, whole genome shotgun sequence, a single genomic window includes:
- the otud5a gene encoding OTU domain-containing protein 5-A isoform X4, whose product MTILPKKKPSSGVGVSDHADDSDRRSGSDQHQHPHPHAGRTGARPRASPPPWSYQPAPPSARDDRRSIEASSRPQQASPPPVGSVSPVGPGDGRDSSGGMVAGSRGELVVSGGVAGCGGGIGSCCSGPGLSKRRRQAGTCSGGVVAALAGGGQPGVAGPGGVGSSQDTEEGAGNNSEDEYENAARLQSMDPATVEQQEHWFEKGLREKKGFVIKKMKEDGACLFRAVADQVYGDQDMHEVVRKHCMDYLMKNADYFSSYVTEDFTTYINRKRKNNCHGNHIEMQAMAEMYNRPVEVYQYSTEPINTFHGIHQNNDEPIRVSYHRNIHYNSVVNPNKATIGVGLGLPAFKPGYADQSLMKSAIKTSEESWIEQQMLEDKKRATDWEATNEAIEEQVARESYLQWLQDQEKQARQPRKASATCSSATAAASSGLDDWSARSPRQRDSDPSHSDLTSSSSTNNKPPSPAGAALILSKPPSPCAPGPSNQSRHHLEYRAIMQEMSPTAFGLTDWEDDEILASVLAVSQQEYLDSMKHQSAAMHREREPSPDSS is encoded by the exons ATGACGATTCTCCCCAAGAAGAAGCCCAGCTCCGGGGTCGGGGTATCGGACCACGCCGATGACAGTGACCGTCGCAGCGGCTCCGACCAGCACCAGCACCCGCATCCGCACGCGGGGCGGACCGGAGCTCGGCCGAGGGCTTCGCCTCCGCCGTGGTCCTACCAGCCCGCTCCGCCCTCCGCCAGGGACGACAGGCGGAGCATCGAAGCTAGCTCCCGTCCGCAGCAGGCCTCTCCGCCGCCCGTCGGCTCCGTGTCCCCCGTGGGGCCGGGAGACGGCCGGGACAGCAGCGGTGGGATGGTGGCCGGGTCCCGTGGGGAGCTCGTCGTATCGGGCGGCGTCGCCGGATGCGGCGGAGGCATCGGCAGCTGCTGCTCCGGGCCCGGACTGAGCAAGAGACGGCGGCAGGCAGGCACCTGCTCCGGCGGGGTGGTGGCGGCTCTGGCCGGCGGGGGCCAGCCCGGTGTAGCTGGACCGGGAGGAGTGGGGTCCAGCCAGGACACGGAGGAAGGAGCCGGGAACAACAGCGAAGACGAGTACGAGAACGCCGCCCGGCTGCAGTCTATGGACCCGGCTACCGTGGAGCAG caggaGCACTGGTTTGAAAAAGGTCTGAGGGAGAAGAAAGGCTTTGTCATcaagaagatgaaggaggacGGAGCGTGTCTGTTCAGAGCCGTGg ccGATCAGGTGTATGGAGATCAGGACATGCATGAAGTGGTCAGGAAACACTGTATGGATTACCTG aTGAAGAACGCAGACTATTTCTCGAGCTACGTGACAGAGGATTTCACCACATACAttaacaggaagaggaaaaacaactgCCACGGCAACCACATTGAGATGCAGGCCATGGCCGAGATGTATAACAGACCGGTGGAGGTGTATCAGTACAGCACAG AGCCAATCAACACGTTCCACGGCATCCACCAGAACAACGACGAGCCCATCAGAGTGAGCTACCACCGCAATATTCACTACAACTCTGTGGTGAATCCCAACAAGGCCACAATTGGGGTCGGACTGGGACTGCCCGCCTTCAAACCAGGG TACGCAGACCAGTCTCTGATGAAATCGGCCATCAAAACGTCGGAGGAGTCATGGATTGAGCAGCAGATGTTGGAGGACAAGAAGAGAGCGACGGACTGGGAGGCTACAAACGAGGCCATCGAGGAGCAGGTGGCCCGGGAGTCGTACCTGCAGTGGCTGCAGGACCAGGAAAAACAAGCCCGacag ccTCGTAAGGccagcgccacctgcagctcGGCCACGGCAGCAGCTTCCAGCGGACTGGACGACTGGAGCGCCCGGTCGCCGCGGCAACGGGACTCTGACCCCTCCCACTCCGACCTCACGTCCAGCTCGTCGACCAACAACAAGCCGCCCTCTCCCGCTGGAGCCGCACTCATCCTGAGCAAACCCCCGTCACCCTGCGctccag GTCCCAGTAATCAGAGTCGTCATCATCTGGAGTACAGAGCCATAATGCAGGAGATGTCGCCTACAGCGTTTG gTTTGACGGACTGGGAGGATGATGAGATTCTGGCGTCGGTGCTGGCCGTCTCTCAGCAGGAGTACCTGGACAGCATGAAACACCAGAGCGCCGCCATGCATCGAGAGAGGGAGCCGTCACCTGACAGCAGCTGA
- the otud5a gene encoding OTU domain-containing protein 5-A isoform X2 encodes MTILPKKKPSSGVGVSDHADDSDRRSGSDQHQHPHPHAGRTGARPRASPPPWSYQPAPPSARDDRRSIEASSRPQQASPPPVGSVSPVGPGDGRDSSGGMVAGSRGELVVSGGVAGCGGGIGSCCSGPGLSKRRRQAGTCSGGVVAALAGGGQPGVAGPGGVGSSQDTEEGAGNNSEDEYENAARLQSMDPATVEQQEHWFEKGLREKKGFVIKKMKEDGACLFRAVADQVYGDQDMHEVVRKHCMDYLMKNADYFSSYVTEDFTTYINRKRKNNCHGNHIEMQAMAEMYNRPVEVYQYSTEPINTFHGIHQNNDEPIRVSYHRNIHYNSVVNPNKATIGVGLGLPAFKPGPPQYADQSLMKSAIKTSEESWIEQQMLEDKKRATDWEATNEAIEEQVARESYLQWLQDQEKQARQPRKASATCSSATAAASSGLDDWSARSPRQRDSDPSHSDLTSSSSTNNKPPSPAGAALILSKPPSPCAPGPSNQSRHHLEYRAIMQEMSPTAFGLTDWEDDEILASVLAVSQQEYLDSMKHQSAAMHREREPSPDSS; translated from the exons ATGACGATTCTCCCCAAGAAGAAGCCCAGCTCCGGGGTCGGGGTATCGGACCACGCCGATGACAGTGACCGTCGCAGCGGCTCCGACCAGCACCAGCACCCGCATCCGCACGCGGGGCGGACCGGAGCTCGGCCGAGGGCTTCGCCTCCGCCGTGGTCCTACCAGCCCGCTCCGCCCTCCGCCAGGGACGACAGGCGGAGCATCGAAGCTAGCTCCCGTCCGCAGCAGGCCTCTCCGCCGCCCGTCGGCTCCGTGTCCCCCGTGGGGCCGGGAGACGGCCGGGACAGCAGCGGTGGGATGGTGGCCGGGTCCCGTGGGGAGCTCGTCGTATCGGGCGGCGTCGCCGGATGCGGCGGAGGCATCGGCAGCTGCTGCTCCGGGCCCGGACTGAGCAAGAGACGGCGGCAGGCAGGCACCTGCTCCGGCGGGGTGGTGGCGGCTCTGGCCGGCGGGGGCCAGCCCGGTGTAGCTGGACCGGGAGGAGTGGGGTCCAGCCAGGACACGGAGGAAGGAGCCGGGAACAACAGCGAAGACGAGTACGAGAACGCCGCCCGGCTGCAGTCTATGGACCCGGCTACCGTGGAGCAG caggaGCACTGGTTTGAAAAAGGTCTGAGGGAGAAGAAAGGCTTTGTCATcaagaagatgaaggaggacGGAGCGTGTCTGTTCAGAGCCGTGg ccGATCAGGTGTATGGAGATCAGGACATGCATGAAGTGGTCAGGAAACACTGTATGGATTACCTG aTGAAGAACGCAGACTATTTCTCGAGCTACGTGACAGAGGATTTCACCACATACAttaacaggaagaggaaaaacaactgCCACGGCAACCACATTGAGATGCAGGCCATGGCCGAGATGTATAACAGACCGGTGGAGGTGTATCAGTACAGCACAG AGCCAATCAACACGTTCCACGGCATCCACCAGAACAACGACGAGCCCATCAGAGTGAGCTACCACCGCAATATTCACTACAACTCTGTGGTGAATCCCAACAAGGCCACAATTGGGGTCGGACTGGGACTGCCCGCCTTCAAACCAGGG CCCCCTCAGTACGCAGACCAGTCTCTGATGAAATCGGCCATCAAAACGTCGGAGGAGTCATGGATTGAGCAGCAGATGTTGGAGGACAAGAAGAGAGCGACGGACTGGGAGGCTACAAACGAGGCCATCGAGGAGCAGGTGGCCCGGGAGTCGTACCTGCAGTGGCTGCAGGACCAGGAAAAACAAGCCCGacag ccTCGTAAGGccagcgccacctgcagctcGGCCACGGCAGCAGCTTCCAGCGGACTGGACGACTGGAGCGCCCGGTCGCCGCGGCAACGGGACTCTGACCCCTCCCACTCCGACCTCACGTCCAGCTCGTCGACCAACAACAAGCCGCCCTCTCCCGCTGGAGCCGCACTCATCCTGAGCAAACCCCCGTCACCCTGCGctccag GTCCCAGTAATCAGAGTCGTCATCATCTGGAGTACAGAGCCATAATGCAGGAGATGTCGCCTACAGCGTTTG gTTTGACGGACTGGGAGGATGATGAGATTCTGGCGTCGGTGCTGGCCGTCTCTCAGCAGGAGTACCTGGACAGCATGAAACACCAGAGCGCCGCCATGCATCGAGAGAGGGAGCCGTCACCTGACAGCAGCTGA
- the si:ch211-180f4.1 gene encoding LOW QUALITY PROTEIN: leucine-rich repeat neuronal protein 1 (The sequence of the model RefSeq protein was modified relative to this genomic sequence to represent the inferred CDS: deleted 2 bases in 1 codon) has protein sequence MGPAVRSVLLVSLMTSSLCAELDGTSQGGALLCPLQCVCETRPWYTPQSVYHEARTVDCNELHLQRVPANVSSDTQVLLLQSNNISSITSELQSLTNLTELDLSQNHFTQVSSMGLCTLGRLVTLYLEENHIEELVDFSLRNLSSLEELYINHNHITSIGPKAFAGLTNLLRLHLNSNRLVAIDSRWFESLPSLEILMIGENPILGLEEKNFLPLSRLHSLVLAGMGLASVPSAAFLGLDYLESLSFYDNKLRSVPRDALSMLPNLKFLDLNRNPISRIQQGDFQNIQHLEELSLNNMEELLLVERGAFQNLPEMAKLELCKSPRLSYIDPQAFSDLPSLRTLLLHSNQLSLLSGDLLSFLPSLEEVSLHSNPLRCDCLSSWGPHLGNQSHLKLLESSITVCSSPLHLIGRELQEVVAAGWGGGGANSCLPHISPHSFPPSMNVSAGQPITLECWADADPAPQFYWVTPTGDKVSSEAVAAPIISQEGRGLSGKKMKKKKKHRMTDPGALVIEHAELSDAGVYTCVAWNVEGADTKSVSVFVDSQGFGGWWPGGGARQDGDPSREQPWLGNSSAASLVVLAKVVHAQSVVLEWRLYPSGGSSSQGQNQQDAPLPLPRWTSATVHIDNPQISYTAKVPVDVQEYNLTHLLPATEYHVCLTVSSSPPSLTSPSSSLSSSPTPISPPSSSSSPVHTSCLNITTKEAGFSVELVVSRRSSVALAAVMGSMFALSIMALLMVYMGRRVQQHKSCGHSLKKYIQHATSIPLNELYPPLITLWESEAEKDKDDKEEEERGAVEREEEAGGSQIDTTKTFMW, from the exons ATGGGACCTGCAGTCCGCTCCGTGCTCCTTGTCAGcctcatgacatcatcactgtgtGCTGAACTGGACGGGACCAGCCAAG GTGGCGCTCTGCTGTGccctctgcagtgtgtgtgtgagacacggCCCTGGTACACACCACAGTCTGTGTATCACGAGGCCAGGACGGTCGACTGTAATGaactccacctgcagagagtacCAGCCAACGTCTCATCTGACACACAG gtgctgctgctgcagagtaaCAACATCTCGTCCATCACTTCTGAACTTCAGAGTCTGACCAACCTGACAGAGCTCGACCTGTCACAGAACCACTTCACACAG GTGAGCTCAATGGGTCTCTGTACTCTGGGTCGACTGGTGACTTTGTACCTGGAGGAAAATCATATTGAAGAGTTGGTGGACTTCAGTCTGAGGAACCTGTCCAGTCTGGAGGAGCTCTACATCAACCACAACCACATCACCTCCATCGGACCCAAAGCCTTCGCCGGCCTCACAAACCTGCTGCG GCTCCACCTGAACTCCAATCGGCTGGTGGCCATTGACAGTCGTTGGTTTGAGTCCCTGCCATCTCTGGAGATCCTGATGATCGGGGAGAACCCCATCTTGGGCCTGGAGGAGAAGAATTTCCTTCCTCTGTCCCGGCTCCATAGCTTGGTCCTGGCTGGGATGGGACTGGCTTCCGTCCCCTCTGCCGCCTTCCTGGGCCTTGACTACCTGGAGAGTCTGTCCTTCTACGACAACAagctcag GTCTGTTCCCCGGGATGCTCTGAGCATGCTCCCTAACTTGAAGTTCCTGGACCTGAACAGGAACCCGATCAGCAGAATCCAGCAGGGAGATTTCCAGAACATTCAGCACCTGGAAGAGCTCAG tCTGAACAACAtggaagagctgctgctggtggagcgAGGAGCTTTTCAGAATCTTCCAGAAATGGCCAAACTGGAGCTGTGCAAAAGCCCACGACTGTCATACATCGACCCGCAGGCCTTCAG TGACCTGCCGTCCCTCCggactctcctcctccacagtaaccagctcagcctcctctctggagacctcctctccttcctcccatcCCTGGAGGAGGTGTCTCTTCACTCTAACCCCCTGCGATGCGACTGTCTCTCCTCCTGGGGGCCTCATCTTGGCAACCAATCACATCTCAAGCTGCTGGAGTCGTCCATAACCGTGTGCTCGTCCCCACTTCACTTGATTGGTCGGGAGCTACAGGAGGTGGTGGCGGCCGGGTGGGGCGGGGGTGGGGCCAACAGCTGCCTGCCACACATCTCTCCTCACTCCTTCCCACCAAGCATGAACGTCAGCGCTGGGCAGCCAATCACTCTGGAGTGCTGGGCGGACGCTGATCCCGCCCCACAGTTCTACTGGGTCACACCCACTGGAGACAAG GTGAGCTCGGAGGCAGTGGCTGCACCAATCATATCCCAGGAGGGCCGTGGCCTTAGTggaaagaagatgaagaaaaagaagaagcatcGCATGACAGACCCAGGAGCGTTGGTGATCGAACACGCCGAGCTATCAGACGCAG GTGTGTACACCTGTGTGGCGTGGAACGTGGAAGGAGCAGACACAAAGAGCGTCTCGGTGTTTGTGGACTCTCAGGGGTTTGGGGGCTGGTGGCCCGGCGGGGGGGCCCGGCAGGATGGTGAtcccagcagagagcagccgtGGCTGGGGAACTCGTCTGCAGCTTCCCTTGTGGTTCTGGCCAAG gtGGTTCACGCTCAGTCGGTGGTGTTGGAGTGGAGGTTGTATCCAAGTGGAGGATCCTCGTCTCAGGGTCAGAACCAGCAGGAcgcccccctccctctgcctcgGTGGACCAGCGCCACTGTGCACATTGACAACCCTCAGATCAGCTACACCGCCAAG GTCCCAGTCGACGTTCAGGAGTACAACCTGACCCACCTCCTTCCTGCCACAGAGTACCATGTCTGCCtcaccgtctcctcctctcctccgtccctcacctccccctcctcttccctcagctcctcccctactcccatctctcctcct tcctcctcctcctctcctgtccacACCTCCTGTCTAAACATCACCACTAAGGAGGCAGGTTTCTCTGTGGAGCTGGTGGTCTCGCGGCGCAGCAGTGTGGCGCTGGCGGCCGTCATGGGCTCGATGTTCGCTCTGTCCATCATGGCCCTGCTGATGGTCTACATGGGACGCCGGGTGCAGCAGCACAAGTCCTGCGGCCACTCGCTGAAGAAGTACATCCAGCACGCAACGTCCATCCCCCTGAACGAGCTGTACCCACCACTCATCACGCTGTGGGAGAGCGAGGCCGAGAAGGACAAGGACgacaaggaggaagaggagaggggggcagtagagagggaggaggaggcaggggggAGTCAGATCGACACGACGAAGACTTTCATGTGGTAG
- the otud5a gene encoding OTU domain-containing protein 5-A isoform X1, with protein MTILPKKKPSSGVGVSDHADDSDRRSGSDQHQHPHPHAGRTGARPRASPPPWSYQPAPPSARDDRRSIEASSRPQQASPPPVGSVSPVGPGDGRDSSGGMVAGSRGELVVSGGVAGCGGGIGSCCSGPGLSKRRRQAGTCSGGVVAALAGGGQPGVAGPGGVGSSQDTEEGAGNNSEDEYENAARLQSMDPATVEQQEHWFEKGLREKKGFVIKKMKEDGACLFRAVADQVYGDQDMHEVVRKHCMDYLMKNADYFSSYVTEDFTTYINRKRKNNCHGNHIEMQAMAEMYNRPVEVYQYSTEPINTFHGIHQNNDEPIRVSYHRNIHYNSVVNPNKATIGVGLGLPAFKPGYADQSLMKSAIKTSEESWIEQQMLEDKKRATDWEATNEAIEEQVARESYLQWLQDQEKQARQPRKASATCSSATAAASSGLDDWSARSPRQRDSDPSHSDLTSSSSTNNKPPSPAGAALILSKPPSPCAPGNTHTRAHHVGHVHDQSETSRFYCPRYLSVLITLYSAGPSNQSRHHLEYRAIMQEMSPTAFGLTDWEDDEILASVLAVSQQEYLDSMKHQSAAMHREREPSPDSS; from the exons ATGACGATTCTCCCCAAGAAGAAGCCCAGCTCCGGGGTCGGGGTATCGGACCACGCCGATGACAGTGACCGTCGCAGCGGCTCCGACCAGCACCAGCACCCGCATCCGCACGCGGGGCGGACCGGAGCTCGGCCGAGGGCTTCGCCTCCGCCGTGGTCCTACCAGCCCGCTCCGCCCTCCGCCAGGGACGACAGGCGGAGCATCGAAGCTAGCTCCCGTCCGCAGCAGGCCTCTCCGCCGCCCGTCGGCTCCGTGTCCCCCGTGGGGCCGGGAGACGGCCGGGACAGCAGCGGTGGGATGGTGGCCGGGTCCCGTGGGGAGCTCGTCGTATCGGGCGGCGTCGCCGGATGCGGCGGAGGCATCGGCAGCTGCTGCTCCGGGCCCGGACTGAGCAAGAGACGGCGGCAGGCAGGCACCTGCTCCGGCGGGGTGGTGGCGGCTCTGGCCGGCGGGGGCCAGCCCGGTGTAGCTGGACCGGGAGGAGTGGGGTCCAGCCAGGACACGGAGGAAGGAGCCGGGAACAACAGCGAAGACGAGTACGAGAACGCCGCCCGGCTGCAGTCTATGGACCCGGCTACCGTGGAGCAG caggaGCACTGGTTTGAAAAAGGTCTGAGGGAGAAGAAAGGCTTTGTCATcaagaagatgaaggaggacGGAGCGTGTCTGTTCAGAGCCGTGg ccGATCAGGTGTATGGAGATCAGGACATGCATGAAGTGGTCAGGAAACACTGTATGGATTACCTG aTGAAGAACGCAGACTATTTCTCGAGCTACGTGACAGAGGATTTCACCACATACAttaacaggaagaggaaaaacaactgCCACGGCAACCACATTGAGATGCAGGCCATGGCCGAGATGTATAACAGACCGGTGGAGGTGTATCAGTACAGCACAG AGCCAATCAACACGTTCCACGGCATCCACCAGAACAACGACGAGCCCATCAGAGTGAGCTACCACCGCAATATTCACTACAACTCTGTGGTGAATCCCAACAAGGCCACAATTGGGGTCGGACTGGGACTGCCCGCCTTCAAACCAGGG TACGCAGACCAGTCTCTGATGAAATCGGCCATCAAAACGTCGGAGGAGTCATGGATTGAGCAGCAGATGTTGGAGGACAAGAAGAGAGCGACGGACTGGGAGGCTACAAACGAGGCCATCGAGGAGCAGGTGGCCCGGGAGTCGTACCTGCAGTGGCTGCAGGACCAGGAAAAACAAGCCCGacag ccTCGTAAGGccagcgccacctgcagctcGGCCACGGCAGCAGCTTCCAGCGGACTGGACGACTGGAGCGCCCGGTCGCCGCGGCAACGGGACTCTGACCCCTCCCACTCCGACCTCACGTCCAGCTCGTCGACCAACAACAAGCCGCCCTCTCCCGCTGGAGCCGCACTCATCCTGAGCAAACCCCCGTCACCCTGCGctccaggtaacacacacacacgtgcacatcatGTGGGTCATGTACACGACCAATCGGAAACATCCAGGTTCTACTGTCCTAGGTACTTATCTGTACTAATAACTCTTTACTCTGCAGGTCCCAGTAATCAGAGTCGTCATCATCTGGAGTACAGAGCCATAATGCAGGAGATGTCGCCTACAGCGTTTG gTTTGACGGACTGGGAGGATGATGAGATTCTGGCGTCGGTGCTGGCCGTCTCTCAGCAGGAGTACCTGGACAGCATGAAACACCAGAGCGCCGCCATGCATCGAGAGAGGGAGCCGTCACCTGACAGCAGCTGA
- the otud5a gene encoding OTU domain-containing protein 5-A isoform X3, with product MTILPKKKPSSGVGVSDHADDSDRRSGSDQHQHPHPHAGRTGARPRASPPPWSYQPAPPSARDDRRSIEASSRPQQASPPPVGSVSPVGPGDGRDSSGGMVAGSRGELVVSGGVAGCGGGIGSCCSGPGLSKRRRQAGTCSGGVVAALAGGGQPGVAGPGGVGSSQDTEEGAGNNSEDEYENAARLQSMDPATVEQEHWFEKGLREKKGFVIKKMKEDGACLFRAVADQVYGDQDMHEVVRKHCMDYLMKNADYFSSYVTEDFTTYINRKRKNNCHGNHIEMQAMAEMYNRPVEVYQYSTEPINTFHGIHQNNDEPIRVSYHRNIHYNSVVNPNKATIGVGLGLPAFKPGPPQYADQSLMKSAIKTSEESWIEQQMLEDKKRATDWEATNEAIEEQVARESYLQWLQDQEKQARQPRKASATCSSATAAASSGLDDWSARSPRQRDSDPSHSDLTSSSSTNNKPPSPAGAALILSKPPSPCAPGPSNQSRHHLEYRAIMQEMSPTAFGLTDWEDDEILASVLAVSQQEYLDSMKHQSAAMHREREPSPDSS from the exons ATGACGATTCTCCCCAAGAAGAAGCCCAGCTCCGGGGTCGGGGTATCGGACCACGCCGATGACAGTGACCGTCGCAGCGGCTCCGACCAGCACCAGCACCCGCATCCGCACGCGGGGCGGACCGGAGCTCGGCCGAGGGCTTCGCCTCCGCCGTGGTCCTACCAGCCCGCTCCGCCCTCCGCCAGGGACGACAGGCGGAGCATCGAAGCTAGCTCCCGTCCGCAGCAGGCCTCTCCGCCGCCCGTCGGCTCCGTGTCCCCCGTGGGGCCGGGAGACGGCCGGGACAGCAGCGGTGGGATGGTGGCCGGGTCCCGTGGGGAGCTCGTCGTATCGGGCGGCGTCGCCGGATGCGGCGGAGGCATCGGCAGCTGCTGCTCCGGGCCCGGACTGAGCAAGAGACGGCGGCAGGCAGGCACCTGCTCCGGCGGGGTGGTGGCGGCTCTGGCCGGCGGGGGCCAGCCCGGTGTAGCTGGACCGGGAGGAGTGGGGTCCAGCCAGGACACGGAGGAAGGAGCCGGGAACAACAGCGAAGACGAGTACGAGAACGCCGCCCGGCTGCAGTCTATGGACCCGGCTACCGTGGAGCAG gaGCACTGGTTTGAAAAAGGTCTGAGGGAGAAGAAAGGCTTTGTCATcaagaagatgaaggaggacGGAGCGTGTCTGTTCAGAGCCGTGg ccGATCAGGTGTATGGAGATCAGGACATGCATGAAGTGGTCAGGAAACACTGTATGGATTACCTG aTGAAGAACGCAGACTATTTCTCGAGCTACGTGACAGAGGATTTCACCACATACAttaacaggaagaggaaaaacaactgCCACGGCAACCACATTGAGATGCAGGCCATGGCCGAGATGTATAACAGACCGGTGGAGGTGTATCAGTACAGCACAG AGCCAATCAACACGTTCCACGGCATCCACCAGAACAACGACGAGCCCATCAGAGTGAGCTACCACCGCAATATTCACTACAACTCTGTGGTGAATCCCAACAAGGCCACAATTGGGGTCGGACTGGGACTGCCCGCCTTCAAACCAGGG CCCCCTCAGTACGCAGACCAGTCTCTGATGAAATCGGCCATCAAAACGTCGGAGGAGTCATGGATTGAGCAGCAGATGTTGGAGGACAAGAAGAGAGCGACGGACTGGGAGGCTACAAACGAGGCCATCGAGGAGCAGGTGGCCCGGGAGTCGTACCTGCAGTGGCTGCAGGACCAGGAAAAACAAGCCCGacag ccTCGTAAGGccagcgccacctgcagctcGGCCACGGCAGCAGCTTCCAGCGGACTGGACGACTGGAGCGCCCGGTCGCCGCGGCAACGGGACTCTGACCCCTCCCACTCCGACCTCACGTCCAGCTCGTCGACCAACAACAAGCCGCCCTCTCCCGCTGGAGCCGCACTCATCCTGAGCAAACCCCCGTCACCCTGCGctccag GTCCCAGTAATCAGAGTCGTCATCATCTGGAGTACAGAGCCATAATGCAGGAGATGTCGCCTACAGCGTTTG gTTTGACGGACTGGGAGGATGATGAGATTCTGGCGTCGGTGCTGGCCGTCTCTCAGCAGGAGTACCTGGACAGCATGAAACACCAGAGCGCCGCCATGCATCGAGAGAGGGAGCCGTCACCTGACAGCAGCTGA